Genomic window (bacterium):
CCTCCGGTTAATTTTTCCCCGGAGGCGGTCGCGCGAATCCCGGCGGCCGTCACAGGAACGGCGTCCGGACCGGGCGAACCCTCGGCCGGTGAGCATCTATCGTCGGTACGCGGAGGCCTACGCCAAAGCCGGCCAGGGGCGGTTCAGCCTGCTGCTGGTCCCGTGGGTTTCCACGGTGCTGGAGCGGCACGGCAGCGGCGTCCGGACGCTCGCCGACGTCGCCTGCGGCGGCGGCGAATTCGCCGTCGCCATGGCCCGGCAGGGACTGCAGATGACCGGGATCGACCAATCGCCGGAGATGCTCGCGCTGGCCCGGGCCGCCGCGGACCGCAGCGGCGTCCACGTGGACTGGCTCGAGCAGGACATGCGGGACCTCCGGCTGCCGCACCCGGTGGACGCGGCCACGTGCCTCTACGACAGCCTCAACTACCTCGTCGACGAAGGAGAGCTGCGCCGCGCGATGGGCGCCGTCGCCGCCGCGCTCCGCCCCGGCGGGCTGTTTCTGTTCGACATGAACACGGTCCGCGGGCTGGCCACGCGATGGGGCAACCGGGTCTGGATCATCCAGGACGCCGACGATGCGTTCGAAGCCGATCAGAGCGCCTTCGATTACGACACCGGGATCGCCACGCTCCGGGTCAACGCGTTCCTGCAACGGCAAGACGACCTGTACGAACGCGTCCGGGAAGTGCACCGCGAGCGCGGGTACCCGATTCCGGCGATCGATGCCTCGTTGAAGGCCGCCGGGTTCGAGGTGCTGGGGCGCTGGAGCAGCCCGTCGTTCGACGAGGTGACCGCCGAAACCGGGCGCGTCTTCTACGCGGCCCGGCGGAGCTGACTCGCCCGGGTCTACCCCGCTCCTTCGAGCAGCGCCGCGAGCGCCCGGGCGTCGCGGGCCATGGCCCCGCCCACGTGATTGTTGAACATCGCGTAGAGTCTGTCGGTGCGCTCGCCGAGGCGCCGGGCGACGCCGGCCCAGTGGCGGAGCTCGTCCGCCGAATATGCGTAGTCGTACCGCTGATCGGTCGACGCGCCGGCGCGCGCCCAGCCCTCGCGGTTTCGCCCATGAAACCGGATGACCGCGACGCCGGAGGTGACGCGCTCGACCGGCGGCATGAGCCAGGGCAGGTCGGGCAGGTCCACCATGACGTAAGCGAGGCCGAGGCGCGACAGCTCGTCGAACACCTCCGGGTGCCGCGCCCAGTCGCGGTGCCGGAACTCGACGGCGAGTTGGCGGCCGGGCAGCTCCCGCACCGTCCGCTCCATTTCTTCCATGATCAGCGGCCCATAGCGGATGCCGGGCGGCAGTTGGAACAAGACGTACCCGAGTTTCCC
Coding sequences:
- a CDS encoding class I SAM-dependent methyltransferase, with product MSIYRRYAEAYAKAGQGRFSLLLVPWVSTVLERHGSGVRTLADVACGGGEFAVAMARQGLQMTGIDQSPEMLALARAAADRSGVHVDWLEQDMRDLRLPHPVDAATCLYDSLNYLVDEGELRRAMGAVAAALRPGGLFLFDMNTVRGLATRWGNRVWIIQDADDAFEADQSAFDYDTGIATLRVNAFLQRQDDLYERVREVHRERGYPIPAIDASLKAAGFEVLGRWSSPSFDEVTAETGRVFYAARRS
- a CDS encoding DUF72 domain-containing protein, which codes for MPARDQLSLLPPSGPAPIDGRIYVGTCSWAEKSFVKSEFYPPGVRSASDRLRYYAGQFPTVEVDASYFALLPAAYSRRWVEDTPPGFVMNVKAFGLFTGHAVGVKRLPPGFAALLPERVRKAAEVKLLDVSEEFRNACWDAYRAFLAPLAEAGKLGYVLFQLPPGIRYGPLIMEEMERTVRELPGRQLAVEFRHRDWARHPEVFDELSRLGLAYVMVDLPDLPWLMPPVERVTSGVAVIRFHGRNREGWARAGASTDQRYDYAYSADELRHWAGVARRLGERTDRLYAMFNNHVGGAMARDARALAALLEGAG